In a single window of the Botrytis cinerea B05.10 chromosome 12, complete sequence genome:
- the Bchex6 gene encoding Bchex6, whose translation MGMFNKKKETTESAVISDKNLSSAEGTPAAHTPADTPRVARSLNGSAPEHHDHSPEEVLDNLPATKLAVTLGAIASIGGFMFGYESGQISGFVQMSDFLARFGENGELSAVRQGTIVAILCAGTLVGCLGSSYLCDKIGRRYTISSSAFFYIIGVIIEITSTTHWVQFAMGRFTAGLGIGALSTSVPMYQSESVPKNIRGAVVSSYQLLITLGIWTAYMINYGTHSTYTNSAQWRIPNGLSALWAIILGTAVLFMPESPRFAYRIGREDEARKNMALLNGVDPYSPLIDAEILEIETKLAAEREGGDHPWYEIFTGPRMLYRTLLGMVLQAGQQLTGANFFFYYGTTIFKSGGISDSYVTSIILGSVNVVATIGGLWIVKNCGRRKALMVGAAEMFICMLIYSFVGHFKIQGQADAKAPGAVLICFTCIYIVGFATTWGPLVWAIVGELYPARYRASCMALATASNWLFNFLISFFTTFITNDIDYYYGLVFAGSLFALFWIVFFFVIETKDRSLEEIDTMYVLHVNPLTSASWDPKSLGSEGVNGVDTDGMFLTKGGKDIKKSEMAGRPMLEHDERMFPETAPGGAAAHENKPEIMNA comes from the exons ATGGGGATGTTCaataagaagaaggagaCTACAGAGTCAGCTGTTATCTCTGACAAAAACCTCAGCAGCGCAGAGGGAACACCAGCAGCACACACACCAGCCGATACTCCTCGTGTCGCTAGATCCTTAAATGGTTCTGCGCCAGAACATCATGACCACTCTCCTGAGGAAGTACTCGACAACCTTCCAGCTACCAAGTTGGCCGTTACTCTTGGTGCTATCGCCTCTATCGGTGGTTTCATGTTCGGTTATGAATCTGGTCAAATTTCAG GTTTCGTGCAAATGTCCGATTTCTTAGCTCGATTTGGTGAAAATGGCGAACTCTCTGCTGTTCGTCAAGGAACCATTGTCGCCATTCTCTGCGCCGGTACTCTCGTTGGATGTCTTGGATCTTCTTACCTCTGCGACAAAATCGGTCGTCGTTACACTATCTCCAGTTCCGCATTCTTCTATATCATTGGTGTTATTATCGAAATTACTTCTACTACTCACTGGGTTCAATTCGCTATGGGAAGATTCACTGCTGGTTTGGGTATTGGTGCCTTGAGTACTAGTGTTCCCATGTACCAATCTGAGTCTGTGCCTAAGAACATTCGTGGTGCCGTCGTTTCCAGTTATCAATTGTTGATTACTCTTGGTATCTGGACTGCTTATATG ATCAACTACGGAACCCACTCTACCTATACCAACAGTGCTCAATGGCGTATTCCTAACGGTCTTTCCGCACTCTGGGCCATCATCCTCGGTACCGCTGTCCTCTTCATGCCTGAATCCCCTCGTTTCGCATACCGTATTGGACGTGAAGACGAAGCCCGCAAAAACATGGCTCTCCTCAACGGTGTCGACCCTTACTCCCCACTCATCGACGCCGAAATTCTAGAAATTGAAACTAAGCTCGCAGCCGAGAGAGAAGGTGGTGATCACCCATGGTATGAGATTTTCACCGGACCAAGAATGTTGTACCGTACACTTCTCGGAATGGTTCTTCAAGCTGGTCAACAGTTGACTGGTGcgaacttcttcttctactaCGGTACTACCATTTTCAAGTCTGGTGGTATCTCCGATTCCTATGTTACTTCTATCATTCTCGGTTCCGTCAACGTCGTTGCTACCATTGGTGGTCTCTGGATTGTCAAGAACTGTGGTCGTAGAAAGGCTCTTATGGTTGGTGCTGCTGAGATGTTCATTTGCATGTTGATCTACTCCTTTGTCGGACACTTCAAGATTCAAGGACAAGCCGATGCCAAGGCTCCTGGTGCCGTTCTTATCTGTTTCACCTGTATCTACATTGTTGGATTCGCTACCACCTGGGGACCATTGGTTTGGGCTATTGTCGGAGAGTTGTACCCAGCCCGTTACAGAGCATCCTGCATGGCTCTCGCTACCGCATCCAACTGGCTCTTCAACTTCCTTATCTCTTTCTTCACCACTTTCATCACCAACGACATTGATTACTACTATGGTCTTGTCTTCGCCGGTTCTCTCTTCGCTCTCTTCTGgattgtcttcttcttcgtcatcgaGACCAAGGATCGTTCTTTGGAGGAAATTGACACCATGTACGTTCTTCACGTCAACCCATTGACATCCGCCAGCTGGGACCCCAAGTCTCTTGGTTCCGAAGGTGTCAACGGTGTTGATACCGATGGCATGTTTTTGACCAAGGGCGGAAaggatatcaagaagagCGAGATGGCTGGAAGACCAATGTTGGAACATGACGAGAGAATGTTCCCAGAGACTGCTCCTGGAGGAGCTGCTGCTCATGAAAACAAGCCTGAGATTATGAACGCTTAA
- the Bcbot4 gene encoding Bcbot4, with the protein MVEYNVTSTTLEPKTGWPVVDRLLGGYTELETLNGQVVARCLVAIILCRFIAVWSYNLWFHPLARFPGPFLGRCSLLYRFIHSSRGRIHSAVADAHKKYGDIVRIAPNELSFASVESWKAIYGHPTRGNEIAPKGPFYEVFAAGFNSKCVGSERNPEKHALMRKMLNPAFSQRGLLEQEEIISGTIDKFVHVLGEKAGPGTKGLNMTKWYEMNSFDILGEMAFGESFHSLDTGIPHFWADVVLEHLYIITLLDNLRRIGWLAKLAGLLIPASLVTKNQNSNYSRQQVEKRLGIQKSRNDFVSLLVDKVRAGEVSKEEMTAHVSTITIAGGETVATTLSGLTCFLAQNPDKLERLTKEIRAAFKTFEEINAVKSQQIPYLQAVINEGLRLFPPASGGAPRVSPGFTLHDKYIPKGTEVNVSPWSITHNAKYFSDPWEFKPERWLDPNSKDIKDASRPFLLGPRDCLGRNFALMELNLVLAKLLWSYDMELVNKEINFLEQSTVHVLWWKPGLFVRWHKPQSPGFSPS; encoded by the exons ATGGTCGAGTATAACGTCACAAGCACCACTCTGGAGCCTAAGACCGGTTGGCCTGTCGTCGACCGTCTACTGGGAGGCTATACTGAATTGGAGACGTTGAATGGGCAGGTTGTTGCCAGATGCCTTGTAGCTATC ATCCTGTGTAGATTCATCGCCGTGTGGAGCTACAATCTGTGGTTTCATCCTCTTGCCCGGTTCCCAGGGCCATTCTTGGGTCGTTGCTCCCTC TTATACCGTTTTATCCATAGCTCTCGGGGTAGGATCCACTCTGCAGTAGCAGACGCCCACAAGAAATATG GCGATATTGTACGCATTGCGCCAAACGAGCTCTCGTTCGCCAGCGTGGAGTCCTGGAAGGCCATCTACGGTCACCCCACAAGGGGCAATGAGATTGCACCAAAGGGACCTTTTTACGAAGTTTTTGCTGCCGGCTTTAACAGCAAATGCGTCGGCAGCGAGCGCAACCCGGAGAAGCATGCTTTGATGCGCAAGATGTTGAACCCTGCCTTCTCCCAGCGTGGACTGCTCGAGCAGGAGGAGATAATCTCCGGAACAATTGACAAGTTCGTTCACGTTTTGGGAGAGAAAGCGGGTCCCGGCACTAAGGGATTAAACATGACAAAGTGGTATGAAATGAACTCGTTCGACATTCTGGGCGAGATGGCCTTTGGGGAGAGTTTCCACAGTCTAGATACAG GTATCCCGCACTTCTGGGCAGATGTTGTCCTCGAGCATCTCTACATAATAACCTTGTTGGACAATTTGCGGCGCATTGGCTGGCTGGCCAAGCTTGCTGGTCTGCTTATTCCTGCCTCGCTCGTCACCAAGAACCAGAACTCGAACTATAGCAGGCAGCAGGTCGAGAA ACGTCTCGGGATACAAAAATCCCGCAACGATTTCGTTAGTCTGCTGGTCGACAAAGTTCGCGCGGGAGAAGTCTCTAAGGAGGAGATGACGGCTCATGTCTCAACCATTAC GATTGCTGGTGGTGAGACCGTCGCGACTACGTTATCCGGCCTGACGTGCTTTCTCGCTCAGAACCCTGACAAGCTTGAGCGGCTCACCAAAGAGATTCGCGCCGCGTTCAAGACTTTTGAGGAGATCAATGCAGTAAAGTCCCAGCAAATACCGTACCTGCAAGCCGTCATCAACGAGGGTCTCAGACTTTTCCCCCCTGCCTCTGGTGGTGCGCCAAGAGTCTCGCCTGGTTTTACGCTACATGACAAATACATTCCCAAGGGA ACCGAGGTCAATGTCAGCCCCTGGTCCATCACCCATAACGCCAAGTATTTCTCAGATCCCTGGGAATTCAAGCCGGAGCGCTGGTTGGACCCCAACTCAAAGGACATCAAGGATGCCAGTCGTCCATTCTTGCTTGGTCCCCGAGACTGCCTGGGACGGAA CTTTGCCTTGATGGAGCTGAACCTCGTGCTTGCGAAGCTGCTCTGGTCATATGACATGGAGCTCGTCAACAAGGAGATCAATTTCTTAGAGCAGAGCACAGTGCATGTTCTGTGGTGGAAACCGGGATTGTTTGTCCGGTGGCATAAGCCACAATCTCCTGgcttttctccttcttaG
- the Bcbot1 gene encoding Bcbot1: MGLLSDVINNFLPETPLAWAALILASFTLYSVQLVVRRLYFHPLSKIPGPFLARSTYWYEFYQDIILGGIYVKNYAALHEKYGPVLRASPDRVHVSDPDFFHEVYSSGSKYMKDPAFFQAAGGIPEALPAIVDVEYHRRRRKLINDLFSAKSMEALSHLVLKVVQNALSKAHEHHEANKVLDIQRLYTGITIDTIMQVLCDRTLNFIDAKEEEEPPFLATLRTFSENFFLLKHFPILIWMALNIPKSIAQKLIPGEFEFRASINQWIRDRASEHELGVEKAEDGRKTVIDLLLRPEDGGRPLTHQAVEDETYSFAFAGTHTTSHTMSMGTYYLLSHPAKLQKLRDELKPIPKNDQGLYEYKTVRSLPYLNACIKESLRMSSPVPGILPRLVPAEGMTWRGHYLPPGTSVSSSIYSVHTDPNIFPNPEQFIPERWLANENLDHYLVVFGKGSRACIGLNVAWMETYLTFSNFFTSLNMTLFETNEQSTDWTDCGNAMIKKHVRVKVDSLAS, from the exons ATGGGTCTCCTTTCTGATGTTATTAACAACTTCCTACCTGAAACTCCCCTAGCATGGGCCGCTCTTATACTCGCATCTTTTACTCTCTATTCTGTCCAGCTGGTCGTGAGGCGGCTCTACTTCCATCCTCTGTCCAAGATACCTGGCCCATTCCTAGCGCGGTCGACGTACTGGTATGAGTTCTATCAAGACATAATTCTAGGTGGCATATATGTCAAGAATTATGCCGCACTCCACGAGAAATATG GACCTGTCCTCAGAGCCAGCCCAGATCGGGTTCACGTCAGTGACCCTGACTTCTTCCATGA GGTCTACTCCTCTGGATCCAAGTACATGAAGGATCCTGCGTTTTTCCAAGCAGCTGGAGGCATTCCCGAGGCGCTTCCTGCCATTGTCGATGTTGAATACCACAGGCGCCGGAGAAAGCTCATCAACGACTTGTTCTCTGCCAAGTCCATGGAAGCGCTTTCTCATCTCGTCCTCAAGGTTGTCCAGAACGCACTCAGCAAGGCCCATGAACACCACGAGGCGAACAAAGTGCTGGACATCCAGCGTCTCTACACCGGCATTACGATCGACACCATCATGCAAGTCCTGTGCGACCGAACGCTCAACTTCATCGACGCtaaggaagaggaggagcCACCGTTCCTTGCGACCCTGCGCACGTTCTCTgagaatttcttcctcttgaaGCACTTCCCCATCCTCATTTGGATGGCACTGAACATCCCTAAGAGCATTGCCCAGAAGCTGATCCCCGGTGAGTTCGAGTTTCGCGCCAGCATCAACCAGTGGATTCGTGATCGCGCTAGTGAGCATGAGCTCGGCGTGGAGAAGGCCGAGGATGGCCGCAAGACCGTCATCGATCTCCTGTTGCGACCCGAGGACGGTGGCAGGCCCCTCACCCACCAAGCCGTCGAGGATGAAACCTACTCGTTTGCTTTTGCCGGGACCCATACTACCAGTCACACTATGAGCATGGGCACCTATTACCTCCTGAGCCACCCGGCCAAGCTCCAGAAGCTTCGTGACGAGCTCAAACCCATCCCCAAGAACGACCAAGGCCTTTACGAGTACAAGACTGTCCGATCTCTTCCATACTTGAACGCCTGCATCAAGGAGTCTCTCCGCATGTCTTCGCCGGTACCAGGTATCCTTCCCCGTCTTGTGCCTGCGGAAGGCATGACATGGAGGGGTCACTACCTGCCTCCAGGAACCTCTGTTTCTAGTTCGATCTACTCTGTTCACACTGACCCTAATATCTTCCCCAACCCCGAACAGTTCATCCCCGAGCGGTGGTTGGCCAACGAGAACCTGGACCACTATCTCGTCGTCTTCGGCAAGGGCTCCCGTGCTTGCATCGGCCTCAA CGTCGCTTGGATGGAGACCTACCTCACCTTCTCTAACTTCTTCACCTCGCTGAACATGACCCTGTTCGAGACGAACGAGCAAAGTACGGACTGGACCGACTGCGGTAACGCTATGATTAAGAAGCATGTCAGAGTCAAGGTTGACTCTCTTGCATCATAG
- the Bcbot2 gene encoding Bcbot2: MAIPALEPQLHDADTSSNNMSSNSTDSGYDTNSTTPLEKSEKPNTQELKQQQLDPKRPPFVRVPDLFGSIMSTKPVVNPNYFAAKARGDRWIARVMNFNKAVAARNSKVDLCFLASMWAPDAPEDRLVMMLDWNHWVFLFDDQFDEGHLKEDPAAAAEEVKQTIAIMGGNAPRYTAESNPIRYVFQQCWDRLKAVSSQEMQQRWIDQHKRYFDQLLVQVDQQVGGENFTRDVEAYMDLRRGTIGVYPAISLSEYGAGVNVPQHVYDHPSLQECMKVSADLVTLVNDVLSYRKDLELGVDHNLMSLLMQRDNLSAQQAVDVIGDMVNECYRRWYLALAELPSYGEKIDYNVMKFVEICRAVAQGNLYWSFQTGRYLGPEGHEVHETGIMYLPPAANLVVA; the protein is encoded by the exons ATGGCGATACCAGCACTTGAACCCCAGCTACACGACGCCGACACGTCCTCCAACAATATGAGCAGCAACAGTACGGACTCTGGCTACGACACTAACTCCACAACACCGCTAGAAAAATCAGAGAAACCAAACACCCAGGAATtgaagcagcagcagcttgaTCCGAAACGGCCACCATTCGTTCGTGTTCCGGACCTCTTTGGTTCTATTATGTCAACAAAACCTGTCGTCAATCCCAATTACTTCGCAGCCAAGGCCAGGGGAGATCGATGGATTGCGAG AGTCATGAATTTCAACAAGGCCGTGGCAGCAAGAAATTCCAAGGTTGATTTGTGCTTTTTGGCCTCTATGTGGGCCCCAGATGCACCCGAGGACCGGCTAGTCATGATGTTGGACTGGAATCATTGG GTGTTCCTCTTCGACGATC aatttgatgaaggaCACCTGAAGGAAGATCCCGCCGCCGCAGCGGAGGAGGTGAAGCAGACCATTGCCATCATGGGTGGGAATGCACCACGGTATACTGCCGAGTCGAATCCCATTCGATATGTCTTCCAACAATGTTGGGATCGGTTAAAAGCTGTGTCCAGTCAAG AGATGCAACAGCGGTGGATAGACCAGCACAAACGCTATTTTGATCAGCTTCTCGTGCAGGTCGACCAACAAGTCGGCGGCGAAAACTTCACACGCGATGTCGAAGCGTACATGGACCTGCGAAGAGGTACGATCGGTGTGTACCCGGCGATCAGCCTTAGCGAGTACGGCGCAGGTGTCAATGTGCCGCAGCACGTTTACGACCACCCCAGTTTGCAGGAATGCATGAAAGTCTCAGCTGACTTGGTTACACT GGTGAATGATGTTTTGTCTTACCGCAAAGACCTGGAGTTGGGCGTAGATCACAACCTCATGTCACTACTCATGCAAAGGGATAACCTGAGCGCCCAACAGGCTGTCGACGTGATTGGTGACATGGTCAATGAATGCTACAGGCGGTGGTATCTCGCTCTCGCCGAGCTTCCGTCTTATGGCGAGAAGATCGACTACAACGTCATGAAATTTGTGGAGATTTGCAGGGCAGTGGCCCAGGGCAATCTATACTGGAG TTTCCAAACAGGTCGTTACTTGGGTCCTGAGGGTCATGAAGTACATGAAACGGGTATCATGTACCTTCCGCCCGCTGCGAACCTGGTCGTGGCATGA
- the Bcbot3 gene encoding Bcbot3, whose product MEKSNPTLDLATKTALLTWQKSNALLQHGIERATPFVLAVKSKAWQDAQSIGSKVAEAKFRDIDRTEITTITSVALGLYFAYVFCLVFYRLYLHPLAKFPGYRICAACEWYEFYCYIVKGGQWGNEIRKMHEKYGPIVRTSPWELSVRDPAFYDQLYVTASTRKTDMWPRGREGNGFDNSHHLSVSHELHRTRRKHLEPFFSRQGITRIESRIAERVMKMDDRLVGLKGSGSIIEVDHMLCALTGDIIGQVSSGMEAGLLDDPEFTPAWKDLMIKSTTIAPLFRCFPWINKFLQSLPTSIMNSVYPKGISNMMLGKTGQQNIEKIKTQIATSKRDLSDVSVFHHLLSSNVPESEKSIDRLRAESMILLLAGTLAGAHTLTFVVFYVLQNPQIEKRLRAELQPVFKGYPNKMPTWAELEKLPYLRGCVKEALRLNGLVGNLARCSPDEDIQFHQWVIPKKTPVGMSIYAMHFDQNVFSEPEAFKPERWIGEYNKQMDRNFVPFTKGSRSCLGVNLAWAELYLASAMLFRPGGPKLVLHDGGESDIKIARDYIMGFPKAGAKDVRVKIE is encoded by the exons ATGGAGAAGAGCAACCCGACTTTGGACCTGGCCACTAAAACGGCGCTGCTCACGTGGCAGAAGTCCAACGCACTCCTCCAACATGGAATCGAAAGAGCCACTCCCTTTGTGCTAGCCGTCAAGAGTAAGGCATGGCAGGATGCGCAATCAATCGGAAGCAAGGTGGCTGAGGCCAAATTCAGAGACATTGACAGGACAGAAATCACCACTATAACCTCTGTCGCTCTCGGGTTATACTTTGCTTATGTGTTCTGCTTGGTATTCTACCGCTTGTATCTACATCCCTTGGCAAAGTTTCCCGGTTACAGGATCTGCGCTGCATGCGAATGGTACGAGTTCTACTGCTACATTGTGAAGGGCGGACAATGGGGAAACGAAATCCGCAAGATGCATGAGAAATATG GCCCCATTGTGCGCACCAGTCCTTGGGAACTCTCAGTCCGCGATCCGGCATTTTACGATCAGCTATACGTCACTGCCTCAACTCGCAAGACAGACATGTGGCCCAGGGGTAGAGAGGGAAACGGATTTGACA ACTCGCATCACTTGTCAGTCTCCCACGAACTTCACCGTACGCGGAGAAAG CATCTGGAACCATTCTTCTCTCGCCAAGGCATCACTCGCATTGAGTCTCGGATTGCCGAGCGTGTCATGAAGATGGACGACAGACTCGTGGGTCTCAAGGGATCTGGTTCTATCATCGAAGTGGACCATATGCTCTGCGCATTGACCGGTGACATTATTGGTCAAGTGTCTAGCGGTATGGAAGCTGGTCTGCTAGACGATCCAGAGTTCACTCCTGCTTG GAAGGATCTTATGATCAAGTCCACCACTATTGCGCCCCTATTCCGATGCTTTCCATGGATCAACAA ATTCCTGCAGTCTCTGCCTACCTCAATCATGAACAGCGTCTATCCCAAAGGCATCTCGAACATGATGCTGGGTAAGACCGGCCAGCAGAACATCGAAAAGATAAAAACTCAAATTGCCACGTCCAAGAGAGACTTGTCGGACGTTTCAGTTTTCCAccaccttctttcttccaatgTACCGGAGTCTGAGAAGTCTATCGATCGCTTGCGTGCTGAGTCTATGATACTGCTGCTCGCCGGAACGCTGGCAGGTGCGCATACCCTGACCTTTGTGGTTTTCTACGTTCTTCAGAATCCGCAGATCGAGAAGCGACTGAGAGCAGAGCTGCAGCCTGTTTTCAAGGGCTACCCCAACAAGATGCCTACCTGGGCGGAGCTGGAAAAGCTGCCATATCTCAGAGGCTGCGTTAAGGAGGCGCTCCGGTTGAATGGGCTCGTTGGAAACCTTGCACGCTGCTCGCCGGACGAAGATATTCAGTTCCACCAATGGGTCATCCCCAAAAAG ACTCCGGTTGGCATGTCCATCTACGCAATGCACTTTGACCAGAACGTCTTTTCCGAGCCGGAGGCTTTCAAGCCCGAACGCTGGATCGGAGAGTACAACAAGCAAATGGATCGCAACTTCGTCCCCTTCACTAAGGGCTCGCGGAGTTGCCTTGGAGTCAA CCTCGCCTGGGCAGAATTGTATCTTGCCAGCGCAATGCTATTCCGTCCTGGCGGCCCTAAGCTTGTCCTTCATGATGGAGGCGAGTCTGATATCAAGATTGCGCGTGACTACATCATGGGTTTTCCTAAGGCAGGTGCGAAGGATGTTCGCGTCAAGATTGAGTGA
- the Bcbot5 gene encoding Bcbot5, producing the protein MATIPLFFSLILFLRLYHASRLEKRKEVEGEGIVAAEDLVSENDNPQGDDEVLPVHFIDQAAIVRTSIINYTFRYNEVLDAAKLHRGLLQLLKIPGWNKLGGRLRATKNGKLEIHVPRSFSKTRPEVKFSHVDCSDTEIESHGLASQLPRPTGSTPSIQEGCHAFRSFALPTDLPNNIEHYWKNDQPMLSLHITSFANGTLVGLTFPHSLTDAMGTSEFLKAWSNVVAGKSSFVKPLQGTQVDVLGDVGTNLDKKASQGEFFLEDQQTRGFSLLSFIARYMWDVKTRRSIRTKHIYLPAKYMSHLRQGVEEELKRQNGGVVPFVSDGDLITAWGARMVMSSSTWKNCSAVICNVFDLRGRLKGTFARGGTYLQNLILPATTVLSKEEAATATTAQIALGLRKAIVEQTDDVQSRRLMRIARRWFSSMGSMPLFAKWDSRVVACTNWTKAKFLDAADFGPNALIAGGAGNQKSSSTRKAARHTEPTQAQTQPGRPVMYWGTTLSVTDNPRDTFVIYGKDKVGNYWVHAYLREETWSLIQKELDSFR; encoded by the exons ATGGCGACAATACCGCTTTTCTTCTCACTGATACTGTTCTTGCGGCTTTATCATGCCTCTAGGCTTGAAAAGCGCAAAGAGGTTGAAGGTGAAGGCATCGTTGCCGCAGAAGACCTGGTTTCAGAAAACGACAATCCGCAAGGTGACGACGAGGTCTTGCCCGTACATTTCATAGATCAGGCTGCCATTGTACGCACATCCATTATCAACTATACTTTTCGCTACAACGAAGTTCTCGACGCTGCAAAGCTTCATAGAGGTCTACTCCAGCTGTTGAAGATCCCGGGATGGAATAAGCTTGGAGGCAGGCTCCGAGCCACT AAAAACGGAAAACTTGAGATTCATGTACCCAGAAGCTTCAGCAAAACCCGCCCTGAAGTGAAGTTTTCTCACGTCGACTGCTCCGATACCGAAATCGAGTCCCACGGGCTGGCATCCCAACTACCCAGACCCACAGGGTCTACACCATCCATACAAGAGGGCTGCCACGCGTTCCGGTCATTTGCTTTGCCCACTGATCTCCCCAACAATATCGAGCATTATTGGAAAAACGACCAGCCAATGTTAAGTCTGCACATAACATCCTTCGCGAACGGCACACTGGTTGGCTTGACCTTTCCGCACTCTCTCACTGACGCCATGGGCACATCAGAGTTTCTCAAGGCGTGGTCCAATGTGGTGGCTGGCAAGAGCAGCTTCGTGAAGCCCCTTCAGGGAACTCAGGTCGATGTGCTTGGCGATGTTGGGACGAACCTTGACAAGAAAGCTTCGCAAGGAGAATTCTTCCTGGAAGACCAACAAACCAGGGGGTTCTCCTTACTATCCTTTATTGCTCGCTATATGTGGGATGTCAAGACTCGTCGATCCATTCGGACGAAGCACATCTACCTGCCTGCCAAGTATATGTCGCATCTCCGCCAGGGTGTCGAGGAGGAGCTGAAAAGACAAAATGGCGGCGTAGTTCCGTTTGTTAGCGACGGCGACCTCATCACCGCATGGGGCGCTCGCATGGTCATGTCATCGAGCACATGGAAGAACTGCAGTGCCGTGATTTGCAACGTCTTTGACCTCCGCGGGCGTCTCAAGGGCACATTTGCTCGGGGGGGCACATACCTCCAGAACCTGATCCTGCCAGCAACAACTGTCTTGTCAAAGGAAGAAGCGGCCACCGCCACGACTGCTCAAATCGCTCTGGGTCTGCGGAAGGCCATCGTGGAGCAGACTGATGATGTACAAAGTCGACGACTCATGCGTATCGCACGTCGCTGGTTCTCGAGCATGGGCTCGATGCCCTTGTTCGCAAAGTGGGATTCGCGAGTCGTTGCATGCACGAACTGGACAAAGGCTAAATTTCTGGACGCAGCTGATTTTGGCCCCAACGCTTTGATTGCGGGTGGTGCGGGCAATCAAAAATCCAGCAGTACGAGGAAGGCTGCAAGACACACGGAACCGACACAGGCACAGACACAACCAGGCAGACCAGTCATGTACTGGGGCACGACCCTGAGCGTTACTGACAATCCTCGCGACACCTTCGTGATCTACGGCAAAGATAAAGTTGGTAACTACTGGGTTCACGCTTACTTGAGGGAGGAAACGTGGAGCTTGATCCAGAAAGAACTTGACTCATTTAGGTAA